In Tripterygium wilfordii isolate XIE 37 chromosome 23, ASM1340144v1, whole genome shotgun sequence, one genomic interval encodes:
- the LOC119992981 gene encoding protein BREVIS RADIX-like yields MFTCIACTKQVAEDGGEEDGGKRGTDTPRTKEAVKSLTTQIKDMALKFKPCAGSSSYKKGHRPYPDFDAASEGVPYSSSSTPAWDFTSGSHYPGARFDPRFTGSYGGDRTPGGRESCDVVLEDEDEPKEWMAQVEPGVHITFVSLPQGGNDLKRIRFSRDMFNKLQAQRWWGENYDRIMELYNVQRFNRQAFNAQSEDEPRDSCYSRLGSTRDSPMASSLNKEWTPRNHYKPSGSRGYFPSDHLDQGGGGHHYNAGTSAYASGGPRGECSMEASRTTTSSRDEASVSVSNASEVESEWVEEDEPGVYITIRQLMDGTRELRRVRFSREKFGEVNAKRWWEDNRERIQAQYL; encoded by the exons ATGTTTACGTGCATAGCTTGTACGAAGCAAGTGGCAGAGGAcggaggagaagaagatggagGTAAGCGTGGCACTGACACTCCCAGGACTAAAGAAGCCGTCAAAAGCCTCACCACTCAG ATTAAAGATATGGCATTGAAGTTCAAGCCCTGCGCAGGCTCCAGCAGCTACAAGAAAGGGCATCGACCTTACCCCGATTTCGATGCAGCTTCAGAGGGGGTTCCTTACAGCTCAAGCTCAACTCCTGCTTGGGATTTTACAAGTGGAAGTCACTACCCAGGTGCAAGATTTGACCCGAGATTTACTGGATCATATGGTGGTGACCGAACCCCTGGCGGAAGAGAGTCATGTGATGTTGTACTAGAGGATGAGGATGAGCCTAAGGAGTGGATGGCACAAGTCGAACCAGGCGTTCACATTACCTTTGTATCTCTTCCTCAAGGAGGCAATGATTTAAAACGAATTCGTTTCAG CCGGGATATGTTTAATAAGTTGCAAGCGCAACGATGGTGGGGAGAGAATTATGACAGAATTATGGAGCTCTACAATGTCCAAAGATTTAATCGACAAGCTTTTAACGCTCAGTCAGAGGATGAG CCGAGAGATTCTTGTTACTCGAGACTAGGATCAACGAGAGACAGCCCGATGGCTTCATCGTTAAACAAAGAGTGGACGCCAAGGAACCACTATAAACCCAGTGGAAGTAGAGGGTACTTCCCGTCTGATCATCTAGATCAAGGAGGTGGAGGCCACCACTACAATGCTGGAACAAGTGCTTATGCTTCTGGTGGTCCAAGAGGAGAGTGTTCTATGGAAGCTTCAAGGACAACAACGTCATCAAGAGACGAGGCCTCGGTCTCTGTAAGCAATGCCAGTGAGGTGGAGTCGGAATGGGTGGAGGAAGATGAGCCTGGAGTGTACATCACCATTCGACAATTAATGGACGGCACTAGGGAACTCCGGCGGGTCAGGTTCAG CCGAGAGAAGTTCGGGGAGGTGAATGCAAAACGGTGGTGGGAAGATAATAGAGAAAGAATACAAGCTCAATACCTTTAG
- the LOC119992585 gene encoding cyclin-dependent kinase F-4-like isoform X3, translating to MERYKLIKEVEDGTFGCVWRAINKRSSEVVAIKKLKKKFYSWEDCVNLREVKSLQKMNNPNIVKLKEVIREHDILYFVFEDMDCNLYQLMKDREKPFAEAQLRKWYSQVFQGLAYMHQQGCFHRDLKPGNLHNN from the exons ATGGAGAG GTACAAACTAATCAAGGAAGTTGAGGATGGAACATTTGGGTGTGTTTGGCGGGCAATAAATAAGCGATCTAGTGAAGTG GTTGCAATTAAGAAACTGAAGAAGAAATTTTATTCATGGGAGGATTGTGTAAACCTAAGAGAAGTGAAG TCCTTGCAGAAGATGAATAACCCTAACATTGTGAAGCTAAAGGAAGTCATCCGTGAACATGACATATTGTATTTTGTCTTTGAAGACATG GATTGCAACCTTTACCAACTTATGAAGGACAGAGAGAAGCCTTTTGCAGAAGCTCAACTGAGGAAATGGTATTCTCAAGTATTTCAAGGGCTTGCCTATATGCACCAGCAAGGATGTTTTCACCGTGACCTTAAGCCTGGTAATCTTCATAATAACT AG
- the LOC119992585 gene encoding cyclin-dependent kinase F-4-like isoform X2, which yields MERYKLIKEVEDGTFGCVWRAINKRSSEVVAIKKLKKKFYSWEDCVNLREVKSLQKMNNPNIVKLKEVIREHDILYFVFEDMDCNLYQLMKDREKPFAEAQLRKWYSQVFQGLAYMHQQGCFHRDLKPENLLVTKDIINKLMFAFEDVTTNKQGPGVSCLLYELNPRACLSIKYRP from the exons ATGGAGAG GTACAAACTAATCAAGGAAGTTGAGGATGGAACATTTGGGTGTGTTTGGCGGGCAATAAATAAGCGATCTAGTGAAGTG GTTGCAATTAAGAAACTGAAGAAGAAATTTTATTCATGGGAGGATTGTGTAAACCTAAGAGAAGTGAAG TCCTTGCAGAAGATGAATAACCCTAACATTGTGAAGCTAAAGGAAGTCATCCGTGAACATGACATATTGTATTTTGTCTTTGAAGACATG GATTGCAACCTTTACCAACTTATGAAGGACAGAGAGAAGCCTTTTGCAGAAGCTCAACTGAGGAAATGGTATTCTCAAGTATTTCAAGGGCTTGCCTATATGCACCAGCAAGGATGTTTTCACCGTGACCTTAAGCCTG AGAACTTGTTGGTCACGAAAGACATAATCAACAAATTGATGTTTGCTTTTGAAGATGTAACAACTAACAAGCAGGGGCCAGGGGTGTCCTGTCTACTCTACGAGCTCAACCCTCGTGCCTGTCTATCTATAAAGTATCGTCCCTGA
- the LOC119993628 gene encoding protein PAM68, chloroplastic-like, with protein MAAVAGIVKLSSSSISLAWHYRLYQVHSSSKIEYRHEQPYADQNCWTLYTSSCLEKLRNAGFSKCKPKTLKPCLCFAPNYPADLHQNQTHLALLTPLYASLKGPRGFGPAPKKTKKEKMSRTTSIDDDDYDEMEERDGGVIPEIVTNRMISRMGLSVGIPLFIGLLFFPFFYYLKAVQKIDIPTWVPLIVSFFFFGTALLGVSYGIVSSSWDPMREGSLLGWNEAQKNWPVFWQSFWGRSGRKHKNSNRRGDLSL; from the exons ATGGCTGCAGTAGCAGGGATAGTGAAGCTatcttcatcatcaatatcATTAGCATGGCACTACAGGCTGTATCAAGTACATTCGTCTTCCAAG ATTGAGTACAGACATGAACAACCATATGCGGATCAAAATTGTTGGACCCTCTACACCAGCAGTTGCTTGGAAAAACTTAGAAATGCCGGCTTCTCTAAATGTAAACCAAAAACCTTGAAGCCCTGCTTATGTTTTGCGCCAAATTACCCTGCTGATTTGCACCAAAATCAAACTCACTTGGCGCTCTTGACACCTCTGTATGCAAGCTTGAAAGGTCCAAGAGGCTTTGGACCAGCTCCTAAGAAaaccaaaaaggaaaagatgTCGAGGACTACCAGCATTGATGACGATGACTATGATGAAATGGAAGAACGGGATGGAGGCGTAATTCCAGAGATAGTGACTAACAGAATGATAAGTAGAATGGGTTTGTCGGTGGGGATTCCACTATTTATTGGCCTGCTGTTCTTCCCTTTCTTTTATTATCTGAAGGCGGTTCAAAAGATTGATATTCCTACATGGGTGCCTTTGATagtgtccttcttcttctttggaaCAGCTCTGCTGGGTGTGAGTTATGGTATTGTGTCCTCCAGCTGGGATCCCATGAGAGAAGGCTCACTCTTGGGTTGGAATGAGGCTCAGAAGAATTGGCCTGTTTTTTGGCAGTCTTTTTGGGGAAGATCTGGCAGAAA ACATAAAAACTCGAATAGACGTGGGGATTTAAGTCTGTAA
- the LOC119992585 gene encoding cyclin-dependent kinase F-4-like isoform X1 — protein sequence MERYKLIKEVEDGTFGCVWRAINKRSSEVVAIKKLKKKFYSWEDCVNLREVKSLQKMNNPNIVKLKEVIREHDILYFVFEDMDCNLYQLMKDREKPFAEAQLRKWYSQVFQGLAYMHQQGCFHRDLKPGSLYYISYLWLFALVMDEENLSSIQSSLLYILALYSVIFHCLSRGHLAKVFSCLLCELFTIVHLARAFEFNYTQKYIQ from the exons ATGGAGAG GTACAAACTAATCAAGGAAGTTGAGGATGGAACATTTGGGTGTGTTTGGCGGGCAATAAATAAGCGATCTAGTGAAGTG GTTGCAATTAAGAAACTGAAGAAGAAATTTTATTCATGGGAGGATTGTGTAAACCTAAGAGAAGTGAAG TCCTTGCAGAAGATGAATAACCCTAACATTGTGAAGCTAAAGGAAGTCATCCGTGAACATGACATATTGTATTTTGTCTTTGAAGACATG GATTGCAACCTTTACCAACTTATGAAGGACAGAGAGAAGCCTTTTGCAGAAGCTCAACTGAGGAAATGGTATTCTCAAGTATTTCAAGGGCTTGCCTATATGCACCAGCAAGGATGTTTTCACCGTGACCTTAAGCCTG GGAGCTTATATTATATTTCCTACCTGTGGCTGTTTGCCCTGGTCATGGATGAGGAAAATTTATCCTCCATCCAATCATCCCTCCTATATATCTTAGCTTTGTATTCTGTGATATTCCATTGTCTTTCGCGTGGCCATTTGGCCAAAGTTTTCAGTTGTCTTTTGTGCGAATTGTTTACTATTGTGCATCTTGCACGTGCATTCGAGTTCAATTATACTCAAAAATATATTCAATAA